A stretch of DNA from Saccharospirillum mangrovi:
GTACGGGTTGTGATGCCAATCGCATTGCCCGGTAGCTACGTTCGGACGGGATAACCGCTGAAAGCATCTAAGCGGGAAGCCCCCTTCAAGATGAGTTTTCCCTGAGACTTCGAGTCTCCTAAAGGGCCCAGGAAGACGACCTGGTTGATAGGCTGGATGTGTAAGCGCTGTGAGGCGTTGAGCTGACCAGTACTAATGGCCCGTGCGGCTTGGCCATATAACGCCCAAGGGGTGTTGGCGGCTTGGACGAACAAAGAAGCAAAGATAGAGTTACGAGCAACACTTGGAACGATCGGACAGATAGAGATAGCTAGCTAGAAAGAACAAGCTAGCGAGAGACAAACGAGAAAACGTGTCAATCAGAGCGAATTGGGTGCGTTGTTACGAGGACAAGGCGAAGGCAAAGAAAGTGAATGCCGACGTTAGAGAGCCACATACGACAGCCACCAACCAGTTTGCTTGACGACCATAGAGCTGTGGAACCACCTGACTCCTTGCCGAACTCAGTCGTGAAACGCAGCCTCGCCGATGGTAGTGTGGGGTCTCCCCATGTGAGAGTAGGTCATCGTCAAGCTTTTAATACCGCCCCGGACCAGCGATGGTTCGGGGCTTTTTATTGGGCCGGAGATCGGGGGGCGACGATGGGTGCAAAAAAACCAGGACATCTCTGACCTGGCCTTAGTCAATATTGGGAACAATCCTGAGGGATATGGTTTTAAAAAGTGCGGTAGATCAAATCCCAAACACCATGACCTAAACGCTGCCCGCGTTGCTCAAATTTAGTCTCTGGTCGATGTTCGGGGCGGCCAGGTAAGTAGCTGCGTGGGCCTGCTGTGTTTTTAAATCCAGGTGCGGCTTCCATCACTTCCAGCATGTGTTCTGCGTAGTTTTGCCAGTCGGTAGCCATGTGAAAAGTGCCGCCTTTAACCAGCTTGGTGTGCAAGAGTTGCGCAAACTCAGGCTGAACGATGCGACGTTTGTGATGACGTTTTTTATGCCAAGGGTCTGGGAAAAATAATTGAACGCAATCTAAGCTGTGATCGGGAATGCAGTCGTTCAGAATCTCAACCGCATCTTCACGAAATACCCTTAAGTTTGTGAGCTGACCATCCAAGATGTGATGCAATAAACGACCTACGCCTGGGGTATGAACTTCGACGCCAACGTAGTTCATTTCAGGGTTAGAGCGAGCCATTTCGGCTAACGAATCGCCATTACCAAAACCAATCTCAAACACTGTCGCGGCCTTGCGACCAAATACTTGAGCCAGATCCAGTAAACCATCTTTGTGTTCGAGTCCGAACTCAGGCCAACCTTTGTCCAGCGCAAGTTTCTGACCTTCTGTCATACGACCCGTGCGCATGACAAAACTGCGAATCTTGCGTTGAATAGGGGTTCTTTCCTCGGTCATTCATTGTCCTTGTGATTAGGAATTTGGGCGCCAACGCCACAATTGAACAGTTAACCAACACCAGCCTGCGATTTGTGCCAACCCGCCCAGTGGCGTGACGGCTCCTAACAACGGCTGTTGCAACAAAACCAGCGCATAAAGACTACCGCTAAAAATCAGGCTGCCAATTCCAAGGCAAAAAGCCGGCCCCATTAAGCGAAGTTGCGACGTTTGCAGTTGAATGGCACCAACGGCCAATAATGCCAGTGCGTGAATCAACTGATAACGAACGGCAGTCTGCCAGGTGTCCAAACGGTCTGGAGTTGCCCAGGATTCCAGCGCATGGCTACCGAAAGCGCCGAAAGCCACTCCGATTCCAGCTAATAAAGCACCCCCGATCAGGATAGGGCGGGCATTTGATTTCATGGTTGTTCCGCTAGGCTGGGTTTAAACGTAAAAAAGCCGCTGATAAACAGCGGCTTTTGGCGTGCCTTAAGTGATCGATAATTAGAAATCGATGCTCATGACCTTTTTAACTTTCTTCATGGCGTTCTTTTCGAGCTGGCGAATTCGCTCGGCAGATACACCATAAACATCGGCTAACTCATGTAAAGTGGCTTTGTTTTCATTCAGCCAACGACGTTGGATGATGTCTTTGGAGCGATCATCCAACTCGGCCAGCGCTGCAAACAATTGCTCATTGGCATCGGTTTCGTAGTTTTCCTGCTCAACCAATACCGCAGGGTCGGCGCCAGCTGCTTCCAGATAATGCACTGGAGACAAAGCCGGGCCTTCATCGTCGTCTTCGGTCGGTGCGTCAAAAGTCGCGTCGTGAGCAGTCAGGCGACCTTCCATCTCGTAGACGGTCTTCAGGTTGACACCCAGAGTGTCAGCGATGGCCTTAGCCTCGGCTTCATTCAACCAGCCCAGGCGCTTTTTGGACGAACGCAGATTGAAGAACAATTTGCGCTGCGCCTTAGTGGTGGCCACTTTGACGATGCGCCAGTTGCGCAGAATGAATTCGTGGATTTCGGCTTTGATCCAATGTACTGCAAAGGATACCAAGCGGACGCCGACTTCAGGGTTGAAACGGCGAACGGCTTTCATCAGGCCAACATTGCCTTCCTGGATCAGGTCACCTTGGTTCAGACCATAACCGGAGTAACTCTTGGCAATGTGAACGACAAAACGCAGATGCGACAAGACCAACCGACGGGCCGCGTCGATGTCTTCTTGGTAGTAAAGCCGCTCTGCCAGTTCTTTCTCTTCCTCTGCGGTCAGCAGATCGAAAGCGTTGACTGACTGGATGTAAGACTCGAGATTTTGGCCTGGAGCCAGAGAATCCAAAGCCAGAGCCGGAACACTGCTATTCAGTTTCACCTTATCTCCTCCCCATCACGCTTTATGTAACGGTGGATGCGGTTTCATTCGTTACGAATATTACCAGAAAACCGCTTTACACCCCTAGTATCGCCGGTAAAGGTCCTGCAAAACCAAGGTGCGTATTGGATGGTAACGATAGCTAAATTTGATGACCTAACCAGTGCAATAAGTCACCTACGGAATGGAGCCAATTTTAGATCAATCTAACGCGGTTCGGCGTCGCGCAAATGGCGCCACAGGGCAATGTGAGTGCCGATCCAACTGACGATCATGGCGCAGAGCAGCAGGAATAATGTTTCTCCCAGGTTCAGCCAGGTGACATGGGCGTCCAGACCGTAGGTTTCCAGAAATGCGCTGAGCGGTGTGTGAAGCCACCAGGCAATGCCGCTGACTAATACCCAGGCGGCCAGCCCGCCCAGCAAGCCATACCATAGACCCAGATAAAGAAACGGGCGCTTGATGAAGGCTTCTGTGGCACCCAGCAGTTTGACGATCCGAATTTCTTCCTTGCGGGATTCGATCGCCAGCCGAATGGTGTTGCCCACAACCAACAAGACCGCCACGCCCAACAAGATGGCCAGGCCGGTAACGCCTGTTGCGATCAACTCTAAAAAGCGATTCAAGCGGTCGATCCACGCGAGGTCGAGTTGGATATCTTCGACTTGAGGCAGGCCGTCAATCACCAAGCGTAGCGCTTCCAATTCGGCAGAACTCTGGCCGTTCGGAACCAACACAATGCTGGCCGGCAGCGGGTTGCTTTCCAGCTGTAGTCGATCTGTGTCCAGCGTTAGTGATTGGCTGAAGCTCTGCCAGGCGTCATCGGCATTGATGTAGCGAGTGCTGATCACTTCCGGCCGTTGCGCTAACTCATCCGTCAGCGTCTGGCCTTCTTGCAGGGTCGTTTCATCCGTCAGGTACAGGGTAATCTGACCCCCGGCCTGCCACCGTTCAGTCTGGTTTTCCAACGACGCCAGCGCCAGATAAAACAGCGTTGGCAAGGTTAAGGAAATGGCGATCACCAACCAGGTCAGGGCGCTGGACACCGGGTTGCGGACCAGTCGCATCAAGGCAGAAACAGCACAATCCCGGTGATGTCGAAACCAGGCGACCGATGCGCCCTGGGCGGGTTCGTCGCGACGCCGATTCACGGCTTGTTGGCGTTGCGCAGTCATGAACGCTTTCCACTAAAAGGCGTGGTCAGTAGGCGGCCGTCCTGCAACGACACCACGCGATAATTTAGCCGCGCGATCAGCCCCAAATCGTGACTGGCGATCAAGACTGTTGTACCGACTCGATTGAATTCGGCAAACAACGCCATGATGTCGCGCGACAACGCCGGGTCCAAATTTCCGGTCGGTTCGTCGGCCAACAGCAACGCCGGTTTGCGTACCACCGCTCGGGCGATGCCGACGCGCTGCTGTTCACCGCCGGACAGTTGGATCGGTCGATAATGTTCGCGATCCAGCAGCCCGACTTTATCCAGCGCGGCACGGACGCGTCGGGTCACATCGCGCGGGTGTTCACCGGCGATTACCAACGGCAAGGCGACGTTGTCGAATACCGTCTGATCCATCAGCAGTTGATGGTCTTGGTGAACAATGCCCAACTCACGGCGGAAATAAGGCACGCGATTTTTACCCAGTCGATTAAGCAACTGGCCGTTGACACGCAAATTACCGGACGAAGGTTTTTCGATGCGCATGATCAGTTTCAGCAAGGTGCTTTTGCCGGCGCCGCTGTGGCCGGTCAAAAACACCATTTCGCCACGCTCAATGTGCAAATCAACGCTGGCCAGGGCTTCGTGGCCACCGTCGTAGCGTTTGCTGACTTGATCAAAATGGATCATGCGTCGTCCTGGCTCAGCAGCGCGTCGACAAAGGTGGCAGCGTCGAACGGCTGCAAATCGTCAACTTGTTCACCGACACCAATAAAGCGCACCGGTATGCCTAACTTGCGGGCCAGGGCGAAAATCACGCCGCCGCGAGCGGTGCCGTCCAGCTTGGTCAATGCCAGGCCGGTCAGGTTGACGGCATCGGTGAAACTTTGCGCCTGGCTGATGGCGTTCTGGCCGGTACCCGCGTCCAGCACCAGCAAAACTTCGTGCGGTGCGCTGTCGTCCAGTTTCTTCATGACGCGAACGACCTTGGCCAGTTCCTGCATCAAATTGTCTTTGTTGTGCAGCCGGCCCGCCGTGTCGGCGATCACAACATCGATGTCGCGCGCTTGTGCGGCCTGAACCGCATCGAAAATGACCGAAGCGCTGTCGGCACCGGTGTGTTGCGCAATCACCGGGATGTTGTTGCGCTCGCCCCAAACTTGTAGTTGTTCGACGGCAGCGGCGCGAAAGGTGTCGCCCGCAGCGAGCATCACCGAATGGCCTTCAGCTTCCAGACGCTTGCTCAATTTGCCAATGGTGGTGGTTTTGCCGACGCCGTTTACGCCGACCACCAAAATCACATAAGGCGCTTTGCTGCGGTCGATCTGAAGCGGTGCTTCGACGCTGTGCAGTTGCGCAATCAGGGTGTCGCGCAATGCGCTGAACAGAGCGTCGCTGTCTTTGAGTTCGCGCTTGCCGAGCTGTTCGGTGAGCTCGTTCAGAATCGCGCCGGTTGCTTCGATGCCAACGTCGGCCGTCAGTAACAGGGTTTCCAGCTCTTCGAGCAATTCATCGTCAATTCGCTGCTTACCGGTGAAAGCGGCCGCTAAACCGGCAGTCAGACTGCCGCGTGTACGACCCAGTCCCTGGCGTACTCGGCTAAACCAGGAGCGGTCGTTGCCGGCCGATTCGGAATGAGGGGTAGAGCGCTTTTTGCCAAAGCCCAGCATGGAAGATCAAACCTTGTTTTGGATGAAAGGCCGGAGTTGGCCCAGAGCCGGCCTATGCTAGCAAAAGCCGGAAGCCAGCCAAAGCGAAGCGTTGAGCGTGGCATCCCGGATCGGGCTTCGGTACATTGTGGCCTTCTTTTTGATAGGACCGAGCATGTTCCACTTCAGTCGCCGAACGCTCTGGATCATCGTTTACGTCACCATTCCTCTGATTTATGTGCTGAACCAACTTGGCGGTGAGCCTGAATCCGAATCGGCCGATGCCGAGGATCAACTCTGGTCACTGGACGAACTGAGTTTTGAGCGGGACGGCAACCGTTGGCTGGTCGATTTACCGCAAGCCAACCAGCTTTGGTTGACCGTAGTGCAAAATGAAGCGCCAGCGGAACCGCTCGATAGCTCCAGCGGCGTGAGGGTGTCACTGCAAGGTGGCCGGACTTTGGTCAGTGTTGTGAATCCTGCGCGCCTGGAATTGCTCGAAACCAGTGTGGATTTTTTAGTCGAGTGGCTGCCCGACGGTGACGATCGGCAACTGATCCTCTCCGGGCCGTTAAACGATGAGTGGGTTGCCGCTTTAGAGCCGTTGAATGGGCGGCTGCAAGGGCAGGCCAGTGTTGAGGAAATTCAGCCGGCCGCAGCGGTCGCCCGGTTAATCGCCCCGCCCATGGGCAGCGATGAGCAACTGGCGTTTCTGATCTGGATCGATGTGCTCGAACAACGGCTCAGTGGCTACCAACCTGAGGTGCGTTGGGACCATCGCGCCGAACGCAGCCAGGTATTGTTCAGCCAGACGTTGGCACCCAATCTGTTTGACGAACCCGTCAGTGATGCGGAACTGGCGCCGGTTCTGGCCGCTTACCAGGCGGCGGCTGAGCAACGTCAGCGCCGCGCCGATCAGATTCACCGTTATCTGGTGACCACGGCGGTTTACGATTTACCGCTCGATTTCCTGCTACAGCAACCGGAACGACTGGCGCGGATCGATCTGGCCGCTGTCAATCAGCAACGTCAACGCACTCAGGAAGCTCGTTAGATGGCTCGCAGAAATCGTCCTAATCCCGGTCGCGGTGCCGGTCTGGTCCGACTGATAGGTGGGCAGCATCGTGGCCGTCGTCTGTCGATTGCCAATCTCGAAGGCTTGCGACCGACCGGCGATCGTCAGCGCGAAACGTTGTTCAACTGGCTGCAGTTTGATATCGCCGGCAGTCGGGTGGCGGACCTGTACGCCGGCACCGGCGCGTTGGGATTGGAAGCGGCGTCGCGTGGTGCCGAGCAAGTCTGGTTGATCGAGCGGCACCCACAGGCGGTCGGCGCATTGCGGAACGCCGTCACCTTGTTGCAGGCACCGGCCAATGTTGAGTCGGCAGACGCCTTGGATTGGTTGCAGCGCACCGAGGCAGGCCCGTTCGACGGCGTGTTTATCGATCCGCCGTTTGCCGACGATCTCTGGGTGCCCACGGTGGAAGCGCTGTTGGCGCGGCCGTTGTTGAAGCCTGGCGCCTGGGTGTATCTGGAAACGCCGACATCCTGGGTACCGGCTGTGCCCGCGTCGTTGCAGTTGAGCAAGGAAAAAACCAGTGGCGCGGTGGTGCAGCGGTTGTATCGATTTGAATCTAATTGACCCTTGGTCAGTTGATTGTTAGCGTCGGCGCTTCTGTCTCCATGAGTCAGTCCGATGCCCGACATAAATGCTCTCTTTGATGCCCAACGCCGCGCCTTTGCGCAACAACCCTTTCCCAGTCTGGCCGAACGCAAACGCCGTTTGCGCCAACTCAAGCGTCTGATTCTCGATAACGAAACCGCCATCGCCGACGCCTTGAATGCCGACTTTGGCAGCCGGGCGTTTTACGAGACGCGTTTTATCGAAGTGCTGCCGTCGGTTGCCAACATCAATCACAACCTGAGCGCATTGCGGCGTTGGATGAAACCCAAACGTCGCCTGTTGCATTGGCTCTATCAGCCGGCGAGCGGCGCGATTTGGGCGCAGCCGCTGGGTGTTGTCGGCATCATGGTGCCGTGGAATTACAGCTTGCTGTTGGCGACCGGGCCGTTGGTGTCGGCATTGGCCGCGGGCAATCGTTGCATGATCAAGTTGTCGGAATTGACACCGCAATTCGGAGCCGTTTTCGCGCAACTGGTAGCGGACTATTTTTCGCCGGATGAGGTCACGGTGATCAACGGCGAGGTCGAGGTCGCGCAAGCGTTTTCCGCGCTACCGTTTGACCATCTGGTGTTCACCGGCTCCACCGCAGTCGGCCGACACATCATGAGCGCGGCAGCAGCGAACCTGACGCCGGTGACGTTGGAACTTGGCGGTAAAAGCCCGGCGTTTATTGATCGCAGCATTCCCGTAGCCGAAGCGGCGCGCCGACTGGTGTTTGCCAAGTGCACCAACGCCGGCCAAACCTGTGTCGCGCCAGATTACGTCTTGTGTCCGACCGACCACATTGATGACTTCGTTGCCGCTTATCTGGCGGAAGTCCGGCGCCAATACGGCGCGCAACCGACCGCCAGCGCGGATTATTCCGCCATCATCAACGCGCGTCAGCACCAGCGCCTGACCGGTTATTTGAAACAGGCGCAACAGGCCGGCGCGCAGTTGCACTGGCCGGATACCGCACCGGATCTGGATGATACCGACGCCAAATTGCCACCCGTCGTCCTGACCAGTGTCGACCCCGACAGCCCGGTGATGCAGGACGAAATTTTCGGCCCGTTGCTACCGGTGTTGCCGTGCGACAGCGCTGAAGCGGCCATCGACTTTATCAACCAGCGGCCAAGGCCGTTGTCGCTCTATGTGTTTGGTTACGACCGCGCCTTGAAAACGCACTTTCAGCAGCGCACACACAGCGGTTCGCTGGTGTTTAACGACGCCTTGATTCAGGTCGCCCAAGACAACCTGCCGTTCGGCGGCGTTGGTGCCAGCGGCATGGGGCACTATCACGACCGCGAGGGCTTTGAGCGTCTGTCTAAGATGAAACCGATTTTGAGCAAGGGCCGAATCTCGACGCTCAAGCTGGCGTATCCGCCCTACAACCGTTGGATTCATCGACTGATTCAGTGGCTGTTACTGCGCTGAGCGCGCATTTGTGCGGTCTGGGCGGCTGGGTTACCATTCGCCCGCTTTCGCAACCCCGGAGCCGTGAATGACCCGCACCGTCGTCTACCCAGGCACTTTCGATCCCATCACCCTGGGCCATATGGATCTGGTTGAACGCGCCCTGCGTCAGTTCGACAAAGTCATTCTTGCGGTTGCCGCCAGCCCCAAGAAAAAACCTCTGTTCAGTCTGGATCAGCGTGTCGCTTTGGCGCGTGAGGTGACCAAGGACATGGGCAATGTCCAGGTCGAGGGGTTTCGTAATTTGCTGGTTGATTTTGCCCGCGAACAAAACGCCTTCACCATCTTGCGCGGCTTGCGGGTGGTCAGCGATTTCGAATACGAATTTCAGCTCGCCAATATGTACAGGGCGCTGGCGCCGGACATCGAAAGTCTGTTCATGACGCCGTCCGAACAGTTCTCCTTTATTTCCTCAACCTTTGTGCGCGAGATCGCGCTGTTGCGCGGCGATGTCACCAAGATGGTGCACCCAACCGTGCAACAGGCGTTGAAGGAAATTTATCATCAGCAAGAAGACTGATCAGTTACACAGTTGAGTACCAGGTTCAATCTGGCGCTTTGGCGTGGCCAGCATGGCTACGTGAGCACCTGGATAAACGAGGTAACTATGAGTATGACCGAACAATACTCCATCGGTTGGGGCATTGATTGGGAGTCGGTTTGGTCCGTCTCCATCCAGTAACACCACGTCCGCCAGATGATCACCTTGCTTGATTTCTTCACCAAGCTTCCGATGGTAAACCACCAGGCCGTTTCCAGGTGAAGTTAAGACCTTAACTTGATCTACGTTCAGTGTTATCGATTGGTGTTCGTTGCTTTGACGTGAAGCTTTGCTGTTTGAAATGAATCCTTGGCACTCGAGAAAACTGAGAATACCTTCTGCATCGCGCTGAGCCAGTGCCTCATTAACATCTTGTTGGCCACGAAGTTCCACTGTCGCTGCAAAACAAGGGCGATCGAAAGGTTTCTGTGTGGCATTAGCTAATCGTACCCAGGGCTGAGTGTGAGTTCCGTCAAACGCAACGGTACCTCGTACGTCTTCTTCTAGACGCACTGGAAACCCCAAGCAGTCAGCTAATTGCGTACCGATTTCACGTTGGTGATCACCGTAGAATACATGTGGTAGTGCATCAAAGTCGCAATGCAAATCGAGCATCACCGTAGCGTCGAGCGACTGGCTGAGCAGCGCTTGGTGCAGTGCGGCAATTTCGGTATCGGCCGGTTTTTCAGCGGCCAGTTGGTGCAATTCGGCGCGGACGGTACGGTCGTTAGCAGCGGCGTTATCGCCCAGTTTTTCGACCACGCGATCGATCAATTCATCGCTGTCGATGGCCATGCCGCGATTGAAATTCTGGCCGGTCACAGCGTCAAAACGGCCCGGAAATTTACCGAACAGGCGTTGGTTCAAACCGACCGGGTTGGCATAAGGCACCACGACAATGCGTTGCAGTATGTCGCCGCTGGCTTCCAGCCGTTGCAAGCGTTCCAGCAGAATTTGCAGCGTTAACAAACCGGGCCATTCGTCGGCGTGCAATCCCGCCTGCAAATAGGCTTTGTGTTCGCCCTCGCCAAATTCATGCACGGTCAAAAAACGCTGATGTCCGGGTGCGGGCGCCGGCAGCGGCAAGCGGTTGGTACGCATGGAATACTCCTGAAAAAGCCCGGGCTGGTGGCAACCCTGCGGCAGATAATCCGGGGCGCAGTGTACACCCAAGTCAGCAGCGCTTCGACGGCGACGTTGTGCCGCGTGGCGGCCTTGATATGCTGGACGCGTCTGATCATTTGATCGCCAACCGGTGCTCACCATGCGCGTAGAAGACGAACTCAAACTGGGCTTCAAAGACGTCATGATCCGCCCCAAACGCTCGACGCTGAAAAGCCGTTCGCAGGTGTCGCTGGAGCGGCACTATCGGTTCCGCAACAGCGATAAGGAATGGCGCGGTGTGCCGATTATCGCTGCCAATATGGACACCGTGGGCACCTTCGCCGCGGCCCAGACGCTGGCGCAGTTTCAGTTGCTGACCGCCGTGCACAAACACTATCAACTCGACGATTGGCAACGCTTTCTGGCTGGCGCCAGCGATGCCGATTGCGCTGGACTGATGGTCAGCACCGGCACGTCGGATCGTGATTTCGAACGATTGGGTGCCATCCTCGCGCTCGACGCCCGGCTGAATTTTATCTGTGTAGATGTCGCCAACGGTTATTCCGAACATTTCGTCGAATTCGTCAGCCGGGTACGCGATGCCTTTCCGGCGCACATCATCGTGGCCGGCAATGTGGTTACTGGCGAGATGACCGAGGAATTACTGCTGGCCGGTGCCGACATCATCAAAGTCGGTATCGGGCCGGGTTCGGTATGCACCACGCGCATCAAAACCGGCGTCGGTTATCCGCAAATCAGCGCGGTGATTGAGTGCGCCGACGCCGCTCACGGCCTGAACGGCCACGTTATTTCCGACGGCGGCTGCACCTGCCCGGGCGATGTCTCCAAAGCGTTCGGCGCCGGCGCCGACTTCGTTATGCTCGGCGGAATGTTGGCCGGTCACGACGAAAGCGGCGGTGAGCCGATTGAAGAAAACGGCCGCCAATACCGGCAGTTCTACGGCATGAGTTCCGATACGGCGATGCAGAAATACCAGGGCGGCGTCGCCAACTATCGCGCCAGCGAAGGCAAGACGGTGCGGGTGCCGTATCGCGGTCCGCTGGCGGCGACGGTGCAGGACATCCTCGGCGGTGTGCGTTCTACGTGCACTTACGTCGGCGCGGCCGAACTGCGCGAGCTGAGCAAACGCACGACCTTCATTCGTGTTCAGGAACAGGAAAATCGTTTCTTCACCGACTGAGGCGCATCACAACGAGCAATAGCAGCCGCGCGCCAGCAGTGGCAGTTGCAGACTCCGGTTGCCATCGGGTTTCAGATAGCCTTCGAGCAAGCTGGAGCCGGACGTGCATTCCAGGCCGGTGTTGATCGGGCCGGCGTACAGCAACTCGCCGTTGGCGTTCTGGATGGCGGCAAAGGGCGTGGCTGGCACCAGGGACTGGAACGCTGGCGGCAAATCGGCCAACTGGCGGTACACGAACTGGGCCGTGTCGCCGTAGCGTTGTGCCAGATCGTTCAGGTGATCGAGCGAGAAACGGTTGCAGCGGCAGCCCTCCGAGCGCACCACCCAGACAGTGACCGCCGCGTCTGCGCTCACTGGCGACAGTTGATCGGACACCTCCGACGCGTAGACATCCAAGCTCGGGTAGCTCTGCAAAATGCGGCCGTCGCGGTCGAAATCCTGAATCCAGCGAAACTGAAACCACCAGAAACCGAAGCCGATCAGCGCCAGCCAGACAACGGCCAGCGCAATCGCCAGATTGTGCCGATCAAACACGGAAGCGGGCCAGTTCACTGTCCAGTGAGCGGAAGGCGTTGAGCAAATCGTTCAGGCGGGCGTCGCTTTCACTGACCGCCTCGTGCGAGCGCTGCGTAATGGTCGACAACTCTTCCAAGGTGCCAGCCAGTTGATCGGACGCTTTGGATTGATGCGCTGTAGCGTCTTTGATGCGTTCGTTCTGGCGGGCGGTTTCGGCCATGCCGTTGTTCAGGGCTTCGGACAAACTCAGCGCCTTGTCGGCTTCCGTGGCATTGGCTTCAACCTGTTCAACCACGCCGGTGATCACTGTCACCGCCTGCTCTGAACTGGTCGACAACCGCGTCAGGATGTCGTTGATTTCCACCGTTGAGGTTTGCGTGCGGCCAGCTAACGCGCGCACCTCGTCGGCCACGACCGCAAAACCCCGGCCCTGTTCGCCCGCGCGGGCCGCTTCGATGGCCGCGTTCAACGCCAGCAAATTGGTCTGTTCGGCGATTTTTTCGATGACGGTCAAGGTCTCGGTGATGCTGGAACAGTCGGAGGCCAGCTGGCTTACCACCGTCTGAGCGGTGCCCAGTCGCTTCACCAGATCGTCGGCGCTGGCTTTGGTGGTCGATACGCTGTGGCGCATGCTGTCGCTGGTGCGGTGGCTTTCTTCGGTGGCACTGGCGACCTGCTCGGCGGAATCGGCCACGTCCTGAGACAGTTGCGACAATTCCGACGTTTGCTCCGCCGCATTCTGGAAACCGCTGTCCTGATCGTTGGCTTGGCGAACCAAGTCGTCAAAGCGGGTGCGCATGCCTTCCAGCGTGTGGATCAGCGAGCGGCTGTTTTGGCTGACGTTGGTGGTCAGTTGGTGCACCTGTTCCAGAATGCCATTGAACTGAGCGAGTAAGGGGTTATTGCGAAAGGCGGCGCGGACGGTCAGATCAACCTGGCCTGGCGTTGCGCTCATCGCCTGGCTGACGCGGGCAATCTCAGTCGCGGTACCCAATACCGGCCGAACCACGCGAGTCAGCAACAGCAAAATGCCGGTTTCCGCCACCACGTAAAGAGCGTGAACCAGAATAAAGCTGAAAGCGTTGAGGTCGCTGGCTGCCAGATAGGCCGTGTCGTAAACAAATACCGGCGCGCCCTGGGCCTGCAAAATGGCGAAAGTCAGGTGATGCACCGCTGCCGTGCCGGCCGCCGCCAGTAAGGTCCACATATCCTGATAAGCGAATAACACCGCCAGCAACACAAAGAAGCCAAAGTGCAGCTCAATCAGCCCTTGCCCCTGGTGGACGTGCAGTGCCGTCATCGCCATAAAGCCGATACCAAAGGCGAGTCGCACTATCAGTCGGCCCGGCACCAGCCAGTTCAGCACGATGGGGCCGGCGGCAATCGGCAAGCCGAGAAAAATCGCCTCGGCCCAGGTTTGATGAACCGGTGCCAAACCCAGCGATACCACCAATAAACCGACCATAATCAGTGTCATCAGTTGGCCGATCACTCGGTCGTAATCGGTGATGATTCGATAAACCAAAGA
This window harbors:
- a CDS encoding coniferyl aldehyde dehydrogenase → MPDINALFDAQRRAFAQQPFPSLAERKRRLRQLKRLILDNETAIADALNADFGSRAFYETRFIEVLPSVANINHNLSALRRWMKPKRRLLHWLYQPASGAIWAQPLGVVGIMVPWNYSLLLATGPLVSALAAGNRCMIKLSELTPQFGAVFAQLVADYFSPDEVTVINGEVEVAQAFSALPFDHLVFTGSTAVGRHIMSAAAANLTPVTLELGGKSPAFIDRSIPVAEAARRLVFAKCTNAGQTCVAPDYVLCPTDHIDDFVAAYLAEVRRQYGAQPTASADYSAIINARQHQRLTGYLKQAQQAGAQLHWPDTAPDLDDTDAKLPPVVLTSVDPDSPVMQDEIFGPLLPVLPCDSAEAAIDFINQRPRPLSLYVFGYDRALKTHFQQRTHSGSLVFNDALIQVAQDNLPFGGVGASGMGHYHDREGFERLSKMKPILSKGRISTLKLAYPPYNRWIHRLIQWLLLR
- the coaD gene encoding pantetheine-phosphate adenylyltransferase, with translation MTRTVVYPGTFDPITLGHMDLVERALRQFDKVILAVAASPKKKPLFSLDQRVALAREVTKDMGNVQVEGFRNLLVDFAREQNAFTILRGLRVVSDFEYEFQLANMYRALAPDIESLFMTPSEQFSFISSTFVREIALLRGDVTKMVHPTVQQALKEIYHQQED
- a CDS encoding succinylglutamate desuccinylase/aspartoacylase family protein, producing MTSLKPSLSSSSTRMVSTGWRSNDQTRPAYQGRHAAQRRRRSAADLGVHCAPDYLPQGCHQPGLFQEYSMRTNRLPLPAPAPGHQRFLTVHEFGEGEHKAYLQAGLHADEWPGLLTLQILLERLQRLEASGDILQRIVVVPYANPVGLNQRLFGKFPGRFDAVTGQNFNRGMAIDSDELIDRVVEKLGDNAAANDRTVRAELHQLAAEKPADTEIAALHQALLSQSLDATVMLDLHCDFDALPHVFYGDHQREIGTQLADCLGFPVRLEEDVRGTVAFDGTHTQPWVRLANATQKPFDRPCFAATVELRGQQDVNEALAQRDAEGILSFLECQGFISNSKASRQSNEHQSITLNVDQVKVLTSPGNGLVVYHRKLGEEIKQGDHLADVVLLDGDGPNRLPINAPTDGVLFGHTHSYLVYPGAHVAMLATPKRQIEPGTQLCN
- a CDS encoding GMP reductase, yielding MRVEDELKLGFKDVMIRPKRSTLKSRSQVSLERHYRFRNSDKEWRGVPIIAANMDTVGTFAAAQTLAQFQLLTAVHKHYQLDDWQRFLAGASDADCAGLMVSTGTSDRDFERLGAILALDARLNFICVDVANGYSEHFVEFVSRVRDAFPAHIIVAGNVVTGEMTEELLLAGADIIKVGIGPGSVCTTRIKTGVGYPQISAVIECADAAHGLNGHVISDGGCTCPGDVSKAFGAGADFVMLGGMLAGHDESGGEPIEENGRQYRQFYGMSSDTAMQKYQGGVANYRASEGKTVRVPYRGPLAATVQDILGGVRSTCTYVGAAELRELSKRTTFIRVQEQENRFFTD
- a CDS encoding DUF6436 domain-containing protein, with protein sequence MFDRHNLAIALAVVWLALIGFGFWWFQFRWIQDFDRDGRILQSYPSLDVYASEVSDQLSPVSADAAVTVWVVRSEGCRCNRFSLDHLNDLAQRYGDTAQFVYRQLADLPPAFQSLVPATPFAAIQNANGELLYAGPINTGLECTSGSSLLEGYLKPDGNRSLQLPLLARGCYCSL
- a CDS encoding methyl-accepting chemotaxis protein — encoded protein: MSQSNSLVYRIITDYDRVIGQLMTLIMVGLLVVSLGLAPVHQTWAEAIFLGLPIAAGPIVLNWLVPGRLIVRLAFGIGFMAMTALHVHQGQGLIELHFGFFVLLAVLFAYQDMWTLLAAAGTAAVHHLTFAILQAQGAPVFVYDTAYLAASDLNAFSFILVHALYVVAETGILLLLTRVVRPVLGTATEIARVSQAMSATPGQVDLTVRAAFRNNPLLAQFNGILEQVHQLTTNVSQNSRSLIHTLEGMRTRFDDLVRQANDQDSGFQNAAEQTSELSQLSQDVADSAEQVASATEESHRTSDSMRHSVSTTKASADDLVKRLGTAQTVVSQLASDCSSITETLTVIEKIAEQTNLLALNAAIEAARAGEQGRGFAVVADEVRALAGRTQTSTVEINDILTRLSTSSEQAVTVITGVVEQVEANATEADKALSLSEALNNGMAETARQNERIKDATAHQSKASDQLAGTLEELSTITQRSHEAVSESDARLNDLLNAFRSLDSELARFRV